TTCATGGCAAAAACATGTCTTGTGTTGACCCCTGTCAAAGGAACCTCTTTCGAAGTTTTGATCCCCTTGGAAACCTGCTATTAATGACGTCCCAGCAGACCTTCATCGAAAATCTGATCGTCCCTCACTCGGCTGGGGTCAAATGGTGTCTCCGACCCCTTACTTTTTCCTTTTTCCTGGCTGCCAGCAGTGCCATTCACCTCTCCCCCtgtttcttggagagttcttgacTTTTCTTGAACGGCCATGAGAGCCTTGAACTGTTGCTGAAGGGTTTCTTGCAGCTGCTGTTGAATCTTGTCTGCATCTCCTGTATCAAATTCTGAATGGAACCTTTGAATTCAGAGACTTCTATCTTCAGAGATTCAAATTCCTCCTCGATTCCAATAGTAGGATCATGCTTCTCCGTTGCTTTCTTAGGCCCACTGTCCGCAGCCCGCCGCACCAATTTGATATAACTTTCTTAGGTTAGAAACCTTCTATCTCAGAAACCAAGCACAATTGATGAAATCCCTCAAAGAAAATACTTTATTGATATCAATGGCAAAGAATACAGCTAGCATCCGAGAGGCTAGGCTCTCCAAATTACAACCTTTCAAGAGGGTTGTTCTCTCCTTAGACCAAATCTGTCTATTTCCCCGCTACCCTCACAAATGAATCCCCTCACCCTTTATATAGGTACTGGACAGAATAACAGAAAACCAACTAGGATCCTCTAATTACAATACAACTCAGCCTGCTAAAAAAAAATGCCAACTAGATAAAAGAAGggaaacaataaaataaaaccaaCCCTACTCTAGTTATGCTCGTTACCGCCATACACAAACTGTATGGGAGGCTTATCAACATATTTCTGTAACCTTTTGATTCTCCCTAAATAGTTCGTAACAATCATGCCAGTTTTCAATTAATGAAGTTCTCAAAAATCACTGTATCTAAAATTTTAGATACAACAAAAAGAAGTTTTCTGCTCTATAAATTAATGCAGTGTAATTTACCTCTTGTGGCAGTAATGGCAGCTTGGTGATGTGAAAATCATCATACAACATGTAGAACTGGTCAAGATATTTCTGCTGCATCCGCATTCTTGCTTTGAGCAATTTAGACTCGACATCTATAACAACAGAGGGAAATAATGTGCTTAGCTTCTGTCAAAGCAACTCGAGAAAGAGAACAAAAATGGCAAAATGAAGTAATGTTGCACCTTCTTCATCGTAAAGTACTTGGTTAATGATAATGTTGTGCGTATCtatttcaaatttggtaagttccTGTACCAGTCTCTCAGTTTCATAGAGTGAGAGAAACTCTGGAATGCAAACACAGATAAAGGTTGTCATGTCCTGCAAACGGTGAAATATGAATTAATTCCAATATGTGAAGCTTCAACATTGAACTGCATGAATTTCAGTTTCGTACTAATTaagctgattttttttttcattactgaaaaataagataaaatttGTCAAGTGGTCGCTAACAATGTCAGGAAATAGCAATAGATAGTCATTAGTGCTAGGTACAATAGAAATGAAATGATAGGCTACGCAAATGAAGAACAAGCAGATAGAACATGGAGACAAAATGTAAATTAACCAAAGAGCAAATGGGAGAGATAAACATAAAGACAAATTGTAATCAACCAGAGAGCAAAGAACTAACACTAGGTACTTCAAGTTCTTTCGCATAAAGtatttaatttgttatattaaaatttattacCCACCAGCTTAGCCTTTTCTGAATTAACAAGTTCACAAAAATGAATTCAGTTATCACTTCATGTAGGGAGTCTTACCGGGTCTTTAAATTGTCTGTTAACTTGTTCAATCACATCTTTCATGCCTTCAAGCTTTCCCAAAATTGCATCTTCTCCAAATTCATCATCAACACCAAATAGTCGAGTCATCTACCACAGACATTTTACAAAACACTTGAATGTTAATCTTACTAGAAATGAAATCAAACAATAGTTATTAAATGATTACAAGATCATGACTGAGTGCTCATTCTTAAATAGTGGTTACAGGTGAAGAATAGCAAGGAAAATTATGCCGAGGTTTCAAATTGGAGAAAAAACACTCAAAAGAATGGCAATATGTGAAGGAATAGCCATAGTCCATGGTTACAGGTGCACGGAAAATGTAGAATCATAAATCAGATAAAAAGAAAAGTGCTCCATAAACAAGGATAAATAACAAGTACAAGAAAACAAAAAATCGAGGTCTCTAGGACACTAATTTGATAGGGCGGAACAAAAGTATACCTTGAAAGGTCCAACTGTGGGAGCTAGTATTGTAAAAGAATCAACAAATAAAATGATTCTCTAGTCCGGTCGTCAAAACAAACAAAACCATGCAAGTAATTTACTTGAAGTAAAGGTCTCTGAATAAGCCATGCTCAGACATCATTTAGGGAAACAAAACAACCATGAGTATGCATATCAGGCAATTATTAAACCCAATACACCATTATTATAGAAAATATATTGCATCAGGTAGATTATTTCACTACACCACTGAAAGTGAAACCACACGGTCATAAACTTTTAGATATGCAAACACAATAAATTAAAGCAATCCAATGTGATATTAGATATTGCTAGAACAAAAAACAATCTATTAGCAGCGACCAAAATATAAGAATTGCTGATTATATTTAGTAAAAGTCAGAACATACCTGGTTTATTATACCACCAAATTTACTTTTCAAAGACATAATTTTTGCAAGACCCTTCTCCAAGGTAGATGGAAATTGCAATAACCGAAGTGTATGACCAGTTGGAGCAGTATCAAATACTATGACGGAGTAATCCATTGTTTGCACCAATCTTCAGGACATAATTTATAAGGCTATCAGTTATTTGTCAAATGAAACCTCAAACACCTTGACGTTGAAGTTTGTCAAGTAGAGTTTCTCATGATAATAAAAAGCAAGCTTAAGGGTAGCCATTACTTATTTGGATCCAAAAACAATTTCTGTAGTTggagagaaaaaaaagaaagaaagagaggaatTGTTCTCATTTCTTACTTCAGCATCTCTGCAAAACTCATGGCCTCATCAATGCCAGGAATGGCGTTTGCTAGCTCTGAAAATAGACTATCCATTCCTTCCGCACCAGCCACATCTTCATTCTCAACGGTTGGATCCACTTCCTGTAGATGCCAAAACCAGAGAGGACTACATAAAACCTcagtgaaaaaaaaattcaaggttTGATGAAAGCATACATAGTTATACAACCATGAGGACACGAAACGAAATCCACCACAAATCAAGGCAAGAGGAAAACTGTTTCTCAAATTTCAAATGATCACACGGTACCTCTTGTTCTCTACAAAGCAGATAGTTTTATGAATTGGGTGTTCCGAATTCCATAACTACACTAGATTcaagaaaaacaataataaaatctACCACAAATCAAGCAGGGAAATATCAGtatctataattttaatctaCACAAATATATACAGTAACAAAAAAACAGGAATTGAGTGTCCGAATTCACTAAAGAACCCATATATATAATGACATGCATAATTCGCACCTCCAAAAAAATATACAGAAAgataaattaaaatcaaaatttaccAAAAGCAAAAACCCGACAAGAAAACAATATGTTCGTTACCATAGCGTAGAGATTGGTGAATCCATTAACCAAAGTAGGAGTCTTGGTAAAGCGTTGCTGAAATGCATCGCTGAGATTGTGAGCAGGGTCGGTGGAGATGATCAAAACGGAAGATCGAACTTGGGAGAGAAGAATGGAGATAATGGAGCTACAAGTGGTCTTCCCAACGCCGCCTTTGCCTCCAACGAAGACCCACTTGAGGCTCTCCTGCTCCAGAATGTTCTGCACGGTCCCTTCAGGTAAATCCACCGCCATTTTCAGAGGTGgatcaactctctctctctctctggttATGAAAAAATTGGGATTTGGAATGAGAATCTGGGTTACTTCAAAACAGCGCTCTCATCTCATCTAACAGAACTCGGCAACACCGAAATTAGCCTCGCTTCCACGATACCCTTTTAGTTTTAGTTAACCCCAAATTGTAAAGATAGAGACTAGTAACATGTTATGtctatgtaatttctttttaagtatatttttttacaagtaattatttttagtttttattttaaaaacacaattttattttattttttttattacaaaaaatatgatttatgtatctacaatcaaatatatatattgatcataaattaaatatcctaaaattaaaacaaaaaactaTGAAaagtatatattattttataaatgaatgATAATTGATGTAAAATGTTATTTTTACAATTTTAGAACtgtaaataaatatttagtattaaaataaaaaaacaaataatgaaaatatcataatttaagcatataaaaaagtattattgttaatattttattaattgaaaacttaataaataaaattattaatgtattcaaattttacatttttaattaattaaaattatttaaacatttttATTCTTAATCCCAAACTTTAAttctttaaaaattattattaaatttcgattttttaaaatattatatatttgtgtaattaaaatatgtatattataGTAATATTGAAAATAGATTTGATTAAAATTATGTTCAAAAAGTGTTTTTTTTATAATACATTTGTATTTATTAAATGAGAGAAGAATTAGttcactcaaaaaaaaaaaaaaaacgagagAAGTATTAGTTGGTACTAAGCAAATAAGATGATAGCCAAGTACTGTAATTCCTTTTATTGTCTTGTCATTTTTACACTTCTTATATGATCATCTAGTAATTGTTAAGAGACTTGATAATCTAATCTATTTATCAAAATACTTCACTAAAATTTCACTTTTTTTGTCTTATCTCACACTTAAGCATTACACCATTCATCTCCgtattttttttacattatttaaatattatatttataacaattatttattagttaaagtcaaagaaaaaaattgaaaataaaaaataataataaacaaataactattaagagagagaaaggaaaaaaagattaaaaaaatatattaaaataatagatATATTTAAGGTCGAGGCTTGGCTATATCTAGCTCTTCGAATATTGGTGTTTGTGCAAAGTTATCGTACCTAAATATTTAGAGCATTTGATGGAGAAATATTTTAAGTCTTTTAACTAAATTTTTTACATAAGAGCTACTTTAAAGGAGCTATTGGAACTGCTCTTAGGTGTATTTCTTACTTCTTTATCATTTTATATTTATAAACTTTAGATAAATATCATCtataattttgtgattttaaaattCCACAACAAATCATGTGATTGCCAAAATGAAACATAATTAAACTTTATCATAATTTTAGTAAAAACattttaaagatttttattaatacattaaaatattctttaattaaattataattatcactacaacaaaaaaatgtcatttgcgtcagtttctaactgccacaattgagtttttgcgtcagttttataTGTGACGCAGAATTCCATGACGCAAATGAcaggcgtttgcgtcagtggagcactgccacaaatgctaggtttgtgacagtgccccactgacgcaaatgtcaGCCTAGTTTGCGTTAGTGGGCACTACCACAAATGCTAggtttgtgacagtgccccactgacgcaaatgctatataaaaacaattaaaaaatgctATGAATCGCGACCTCGTGTACCCAACCACCCTATGCGACCCCAGCCCCCCCTATACCCAGTCCCCAGCCAGCCACCTCTCAACCCCTGCAACCCCAGCCACCCCCCACAACCCCCGCGACCCCAACCACCCCTATGATCCCTGCGAGCCCAGtcaaagaaaaaaattaagaggagttttttgggttttggtttttggtttttcaaacaataatcttcaaaataaaaaatctatacaaaaatttaaaaaaaaaactatgtataaggttcat
This genomic interval from Humulus lupulus chromosome 8, drHumLupu1.1, whole genome shotgun sequence contains the following:
- the LOC133796629 gene encoding ATPase GET3A, producing MAVDLPEGTVQNILEQESLKWVFVGGKGGVGKTTCSSIISILLSQVRSSVLIISTDPAHNLSDAFQQRFTKTPTLVNGFTNLYAMEVDPTVENEDVAGAEGMDSLFSELANAIPGIDEAMSFAEMLKLVQTMDYSVIVFDTAPTGHTLRLLQFPSTLEKGLAKIMSLKSKFGGIINQMTRLFGVDDEFGEDAILGKLEGMKDVIEQVNRQFKDPDMTTFICVCIPEFLSLYETERLVQELTKFEIDTHNIIINQVLYDEEDVESKLLKARMRMQQKYLDQFYMLYDDFHITKLPLLPQEVTGVEALKSFSHKFLTPYQPCISHTTVEDLERKVSTLRQQLKGAETELERLRKGKQKA